The Flavobacterium faecale genomic sequence TGACCCTACTTGTCCTACTTGTACAATCTCTGAAGTACCACAAAATCCTAGTATCTCAATTACTAAAGATGGAACTTATGTTGATGTAAATAAGGATGGTAAATCAAATGTTGGTGATACAGTGACTTACACTTTCGTAGTAACAAATACTGGAAACGTACCATTGACTAACGTAACTGTTACAGATAACAACGCAACAGTAACAGGTGGACCAATTGCAATATTAGATGTAAATGCTACTGATAGCACTACATTTACTGCAACGCACATCTTAACTCAAGCAGATATCAATGCAGGTATCGTTTATAACTTAGCGACAGCAACTGGAAAAGATCCTAAAGACAAGCCTGTAACGGCAACATCTACTGATCCTACTCCATGTACGACTTGTACGCCTGACCCTACTTGTCCTACTTGTACAATCTCTGAAGTACCACAAAATCCTAGTATATCAATTACTAAAGATGGAACTTATGTTGATGTAAACAAGGATGGTAAATCAAATGTTGGTGATACAGTAACTTATACTTTCGTATTGAAAAACACTGGAAATGTAACATTGACTAACGTAACTGTAACAGATGACAACGCAACGGTAACAGGTGGACCAATTGCAATATTAGATGTAAACGCTACTGATAGCACTACATTTACTGCAACGCACATCTTAACTCAAGCCGATATCAATGCAGGTATCGTTTATAACTTAGCGACAGCAACTGGAAAAGATCCTAAAGACAAGCCTGTAACGGCAACATCTACTGATCCTACTCCATGTACGACTTGTACGCCTGACCCTACTTGTCCTACTTGTACAATCTCTGAAGTACCACAAAATCCTAGTATATCAATTACTAAAGATGGAACTTATGTTGATGTAAACAAGGATGGTAAATCAAATGTTGGTGATACAGTAACTTATACTTTCGTATTGAAAAACACTGGAAATGTAACATTGACTAACGTAACTGTAACAGATGACAACGCAACGGTAACAGGTGGACCAATTGCAATATTAGATGTAAACGCTACTGATAGCACTACATTTACTGCAACGCACATCTTAACTCAAGCAGATATCAATGCAGGTATCGTTTATAACTTAGCGACAGCAACTGGAAAAGATCCTAAAGACAAGCCTGTAACGGCAACAACTACTGATCCTACTCCATGTACGACTTGTACGCCTGACCCTACTTGTCCTACTTGTACAATCTCTGAAGTACCACAAAATCCTAGTATATCAATTACTAAAGATGGAACTTATGTTGATGTAAACAAGGACGGTAAATCAAATGTTGGTGATACAGTAACTTATACTTTCGTATTGAAAAACACTGGAAACGTAACATTGACTAACGTAACTGTAACAGATGACAACGCAACGGTAACAGGTGGACCAATTGCAATATTAGATGTAAATGCTACTGATAGCACTACATTTACTGCAACGCACATCTTAACTCAAGCCGATATTAATGCAGGTATCGTTTTTAACTTAGCGACAGCAACTGGAAAAGATCCTAAAGACAAGCCTGTAACGGCAACATCTACTGATCCTACTCCATGTACGACTTGTACGCCTGACCCTACTTGTCCTACTTGTACAATCACTGAAGTACCACAAAATCCTAGTATATCAATTACTAAAGATGGAACTTATGTGGATGTAAACAAGGATGGTAAATCAAATGTTGGTGATACAGTGACTTATACTTTCGTAGTAACAAATACTGGAAACGTAACATTGACTAACGTAACTGTAACAGATGACAACGCAACAGTGACAGGTGGACCAATTGCAATATTAGATGTAAATACTACTGATAGCACTACATTTACTGCAACGCACATCTTAACTCAAGCCGATATTAATGCAGGTATCGTTTATAACTTAGCGACAGCAACTGGAAAAGATCCTAAAGACAAGCCTGTAACGGCAACATCTACTGATCCTACACCATGTACGACTTGTACGCCTGACCCTACTTGTCCTACTTGTACAATTACTGAAGTACCACAAAATCCTAGTATATCATTAGTGAAAACTGGTTTATTCAATGACACAAATAAAGACGGATATGCTCAAGTGGGTGAAAAAATAGATTACACCTTTACAGTAACTAATACTGGAAATGTAACTATTACAAACATCATTGTAACAGATCCAATGATAGCGACAATTACTGGAAACCCGGTTACCACTTTGGCTCCAGGTGCAACAGTTGCAACTATCAAAGGTACTTACACCTTAACTCAAGCTGATATCGATGCTGGAAAAGTATTCAATACTGCATTGGCAAAAGGTCAAGATCCTAAAGGAAACAATGTTCAAGATATTTCTGGAACAACAGTTACCAATGATACTAAGACAGAAACTGCATTACCATCAAGAGGCGCGCTTGCCTTGGTAAAAACTGGAACTTTTGTTGACACCAATAAAGACGGATTTGCACAAGTTGGAGAGACAATTGAATACTCTTTCGTTGTGACAAACACGGGAAGTGTAACTGTAACTAACATTGTTGTTACTGACCCATTAATCCCAACTATTACAGGTGGACCAATTGCAACATTGGCACCAGGCGCAACGTTTACAGCATTAAAAGGAACATACGTTCTAACGCAAGCTGACATAGACACAGGAAAAGTAATCAATACAGCGTTGGCTAAGGGTCAAGATCCTAAAGGAAACAATGTTCAAGATATTTCTGGAACTGCAGTTGAAAACGATACTAAAACGGAAACGCCATTAGCTCAAACAGGATCATTATCTGTAGTAAAAACAGCTGTATTCATGGATGATAATAATGATGGATTTGCACAAGCTGGAGAAATAATCAGATATAACTTTGCAATTAAGAACACAGGAAACATAACTTTGTTTAATGTAACTCTTACCGACTTATTGCCAGGATTGAATTTATCTGGTAGTCCGATTCCGGTATTGGCAATTGGTGAAATGAATTCAGTAGCTTACACAGCGACTTATCCTTTGACACAAGCTGACATTACATTAGGAACTGTATCTAACCAAGCTACCGTAATAGGTAAAACTAGATTTGGACAAGATATTACCGCTGTATCAACAGCATCATCTGATGTAAAAGAAGAGCCTACCGTATTGGGAGTTGTTGGGTGTGTAGTTGAACCGTTGAAAGCCGTTTCACCTAATAATGATGGAGACAACGATGTGTTCTATGTTAGAGGTATCGAATGTTACCCGGACAATACAGTTGAGATCTATAACAGATGGGGAGTATTAGTTTTTGAGAGAAATAATTATAACAACGCCGACAGAGCATTTAAAGGAATTTCTGAAGGAAGAGTAACAATTAGTCAAGCAACTGAGCTACCAACCGGAACTTATTACTATATTGTAAATTATAAAGACACCGACTCTGTACTGCAACAAAAAGCAGGTTACCTATACCTTAACAGATAATACCCATTTTAACGTCTTACATTTAAATGAAAAGAATGAAAAGAAATATAGCCCTACTACTACTTGTACTCTTAACTAGCCTCAGTTATGGACAACAAGACGCACAGTTTACTCAATACATGTACAACAGTATGAGTATAAATCCAGCATACGCCGGAATTAGAGAAAAAATGAGCATTTTTGCCCTACACCGTACACAATGGGTAGGGTTAGAAGGTGCACCAGTAACAAATAATGTATCCATTCATACTCCCATTAATGGGGGTAATATGGGTATTGGTCTTTCGATTTTAAACGATAAAATTGGACCTTCAGACGAAACTGATATTGGTGTAAACTTTTCGTACTCAATCAAAACATCCGAAGAATATAAATTGTCTTTTGGTATAAAAGGATCTGTTAATCTATTGAACATTGACTTCAACAAGTTAACCTACCTTACCCCTGACAAAAGCTTTGGAGATGGAAACATTGACAATCGATTCTCTCCCAACATTGGGGCAGGTCTTTACTACTACTCTGACCATTCGTACGTTGGTTTATCTGTTCCAAATTTGATAGAAACAACTCATTTTGACAAATACCAAGGTGGTGGCGCAGTGAGCTACATAGCAAAAGAGCGCTTACATTACTACCTAACAGCTGGTTATGTATTTGACTTAAATAGTGATATAAAATTCAAACCTTCTATCTTAACTAAGCTTACACAAGGAGCACCACTGCAAGTAGATGCCTCTGCAAATTTTATGTTTAATGAGAAATTTGTGATTGGAGCAGCCTATAGATGGAGTGCTGCTGTAAGTGGTATGGTTGGTTTTCAAGCAACAGACTCTTGGTTCATAGGGTACAGTTATGATCTAGAAACCACAAGACTTGCTCACTATAATTCAGGATCTCATGAAATATTTTTGAGATACGAATTGTTTAATAAATACGATAGAATAGTTTCCCCAAGATTCTTCTAAAATCAACAAAATGAAAATAAAAAATATACTCTACGGTTTTTGTATTCTACTTGCTACAACATTAACTCATGCCCAAAAGGCAAAAGTTGCAGCAGCAAATAAACAATACGAACGTTTCTCTTATATCGATGCCATCACTACTTATGAGCGTGTAGCAGAAAAGGGTTATAAAGATGAAAAGATGTTCCAAAAATTAGGAAACGCTTATTACTTTAATGCTGATTTGGACAAAGCTGGTAAATGGTACGAAGAATTATTCAATATGAATCCAGATCAAGAAGCAGAATACTTTTACAGGTATTCGCAGTGTTTGAAATCTATGGGCGATTACAAAAAGGCAGACAAAATACTTGCAGGCTTTTATGCTAAATCAGAAAATGATATTCGTGCAAACCTATACGAAGCAAACAAGAATTACCTTGAAGATATTGAAGCAAATTCAGGACGTTTTAACATTGAAGACGCTGGGATAAACTCTCCATACTCAGATTACGGAACTGCCTTTGTGGGCAACAAATTAGTATTCGCATCTGCAAGAGATACCATCGGTGTTTACAAAAGAGTTTTTACCTGGACCAATCAATCTTTTACAAATTTGTATAGTTCTGAAGTTAACGAAAGAGGCCAGCTTGGAGAACCAAAACGTTTCAATTCTAGCATCAATTCCAAATTTCATGAGTCTACCCCTATTTTCACAAGAGACGGAAAGACCATGTATTTTACTCGAAATAATTATCTTGATGGTAAAAAAGGAAAAGACAGTCAGAAAATTACCTTGTTGAAAATCTACAAAGCTACTCTAGAAAAAGACAGATGGACCAATGTAGAAGAACTTCCTTTTAATAGCAATGATTACAGTAATGCACATCCAGCTTTGAGCACAGATGACAAAGTACTTTATTTTGCTTCGAATATGCCTGGTACTTTTGGTCAATCCGATTTATTCAAAGTAAATATTAACTCCGATGGAACCTATTCTACACCTGAAAATTTAGGAAAAGGAATCAATACTGAAGGAAGAGAAACATTCCCTTTTATCTCTGATGATAATGAACTTTATTTTGCATCAGACGGTCGCCCAGGTTTGGGAGGACTTGATGTTTATGTTACCGAAATTAAAGGAGCTACTTTTGGTGATATTCAAAATGTTGGTGAGCCAATCAACGGACCTATAGATGATTTTGGTTTCTTTATTGACAGCGCAAGTCGCGTTGGTTTTTTCACCTCAAACAGAGATGGTGGGCATGGTTATGATGACATTTACAAATTCTCAGAAACTAGAAAACTAAAATGCAACCAACTTTTAAATGGTTATATTACGGATAAAGAATCGGGACAAATTTTAGAAAATGCCAAAACTACTTTATTTGATGATAAATTTAATTTAATCAAAGAAGGCTACACAGATGCTGACGGAAAATATATATTTAAAGAAGTTGAATGTGGTAAAACATATTACGTAAGAGCAGAGAAAAAAGATTACGAAACAAACGAAGGAAAAATAGCTACGATAAAAAAATCTGGAGAAACGAAATTTTCTCTTGCATTGGATAAACGTATTAAAAGCATCAACGTTGGAACTGACTTAGCTAAAACGCTAAACATCCCTATTATCTACTTTGATTTAGATAAATCTTTTATTCGAAAAGATGCAGCATTCGAACTTGAAAAAGTATTAGCCGTTATGAAAGAATATCCAAAAATGAAAGTGGACATTCGATCACATACAGATTGTAGACAAACAGCAGCTTACAACGAAGCACTTTCTGATCGAAGAGCTAAATCGACTAGAGCTTGGTTAATCAAAAATGGTATCGAAGCCAGTCGCCTTACTGCAAAAGGATATGGTGAATCGCAATTGATTAATGACTGTGCATGTGAACCTACAAACACATCTAGTTGTACAGAAGAACAACATCAAATGAACAGACGAAGCGAATTTATCATCGTTGCTGTTGATTAATTCATAAGACAATAATACCAAAAGGGGTTTGACTTTGATAGTCAAACCCCTTTTGCATTATAGCCAAGAAACTTTGGAGCACGATTTGCTTTGCTTATCTTTGCAGGCAAAAAATATTTCCGTTGTCACAAAAAATAGCCATTACCGCCCTAGCCTCAATTTCACCCTTAGGATCTAATTCAGAAACCGTTTGGGGAAATTATTTAAATTCCGACACTTGTTTTTCAGTACAAAATTTAGATCATCAAGAAACAATTGTAGGCGCACTTAAACAGGAGGATCAAGAAAACATTGCGCTTTTAAGTACTTCAGACAACAAATACAAATCGTTAGACAAGACCGTACTATTTGCTATTGATGCTTCTCGAAAAGCAATTGCACAAGCCGGATGGAAAAAAGGAGATGACTTTGGGATAAATATTGGATCATCAAGAGGAGCAACTGCTTTGTTTGAAAGCCACCATCAAACCTATCTCGAAACAGGGAAAGCACAAACCCTCGCCTCCCCTGCTACCACATTAGGAAACATTTCGTCATGGGTCGCACATGACCTACAAACCACCGGTCCCGAGATATCACACTCCATCACCTGCTCAACCGCACTACATTCCATGCTCAACGGAATAGCTTGGTTGCGCGCGGGCATGGCATCAAAATTTTTAGTAGGAGGCAGTGAAGCACCGCTAACCGATTTTACTATCGGTCAAATGCGTGCACTAAAAATATATTCCAATAGTTCTGACCGTTATCCAAACAAAGCATTAGATTTAGAAAAAAAGCAAAACACAATGATTTTGGGCGAAGGTGCAGCAGTTTGTTGTATGGAGTTGGGTGAAAAAGAAAATGCCCTTGCCTATGTTGAAGGGATCGGGTATGCTACCGAGATACTAGAACATAACATCTCAATATCAGCTGAAGCCACTTGTTTTCAGAAATCGATGAAAATGGCACTCAACAATATTGACCTACAGCATATTGATGCAATTGTGATGCACGCTCCCGGAACCATAAAAGGAGATTTAACAGAATATAGAGCG encodes the following:
- a CDS encoding PorP/SprF family type IX secretion system membrane protein, whose amino-acid sequence is MKRNIALLLLVLLTSLSYGQQDAQFTQYMYNSMSINPAYAGIREKMSIFALHRTQWVGLEGAPVTNNVSIHTPINGGNMGIGLSILNDKIGPSDETDIGVNFSYSIKTSEEYKLSFGIKGSVNLLNIDFNKLTYLTPDKSFGDGNIDNRFSPNIGAGLYYYSDHSYVGLSVPNLIETTHFDKYQGGGAVSYIAKERLHYYLTAGYVFDLNSDIKFKPSILTKLTQGAPLQVDASANFMFNEKFVIGAAYRWSAAVSGMVGFQATDSWFIGYSYDLETTRLAHYNSGSHEIFLRYELFNKYDRIVSPRFF
- a CDS encoding OmpA family protein; translated protein: MKIKNILYGFCILLATTLTHAQKAKVAAANKQYERFSYIDAITTYERVAEKGYKDEKMFQKLGNAYYFNADLDKAGKWYEELFNMNPDQEAEYFYRYSQCLKSMGDYKKADKILAGFYAKSENDIRANLYEANKNYLEDIEANSGRFNIEDAGINSPYSDYGTAFVGNKLVFASARDTIGVYKRVFTWTNQSFTNLYSSEVNERGQLGEPKRFNSSINSKFHESTPIFTRDGKTMYFTRNNYLDGKKGKDSQKITLLKIYKATLEKDRWTNVEELPFNSNDYSNAHPALSTDDKVLYFASNMPGTFGQSDLFKVNINSDGTYSTPENLGKGINTEGRETFPFISDDNELYFASDGRPGLGGLDVYVTEIKGATFGDIQNVGEPINGPIDDFGFFIDSASRVGFFTSNRDGGHGYDDIYKFSETRKLKCNQLLNGYITDKESGQILENAKTTLFDDKFNLIKEGYTDADGKYIFKEVECGKTYYVRAEKKDYETNEGKIATIKKSGETKFSLALDKRIKSINVGTDLAKTLNIPIIYFDLDKSFIRKDAAFELEKVLAVMKEYPKMKVDIRSHTDCRQTAAYNEALSDRRAKSTRAWLIKNGIEASRLTAKGYGESQLINDCACEPTNTSSCTEEQHQMNRRSEFIIVAVD
- a CDS encoding beta-ketoacyl synthase N-terminal-like domain-containing protein; this encodes MSQKIAITALASISPLGSNSETVWGNYLNSDTCFSVQNLDHQETIVGALKQEDQENIALLSTSDNKYKSLDKTVLFAIDASRKAIAQAGWKKGDDFGINIGSSRGATALFESHHQTYLETGKAQTLASPATTLGNISSWVAHDLQTTGPEISHSITCSTALHSMLNGIAWLRAGMASKFLVGGSEAPLTDFTIGQMRALKIYSNSSDRYPNKALDLEKKQNTMILGEGAAVCCMELGEKENALAYVEGIGYATEILEHNISISAEATCFQKSMKMALNNIDLQHIDAIVMHAPGTIKGDLTEYRAIQKLFGEKLPLLTTNKWKIGHTFGTSGMLSIELAVLMLQKNHFIPVPFIPTQEQKKPIRKVLVNSVGFGGNAVSILLSL